In Trichomycterus rosablanca isolate fTriRos1 chromosome 20, fTriRos1.hap1, whole genome shotgun sequence, one DNA window encodes the following:
- the si:ch211-167j9.5 gene encoding tyrosine kinase receptor Cad96Ca, which produces MVPALGSSSEKKLQGEKSKPSTRLTWRQPQQNPRITKADLNLIQLIKAGKEGAFYKTKVLRGTCKGHSLVTCKIAKEGVTPKQMESEVSIMRKLGYHKNVLQLLDWNTAEEPFILIMEFVSYGTLRSFVQTHHEKLSADPEIQNLFTIASYHIALAMEHLRSKMVVHCDLALRNILVNRFPWEIKVAEFGLARDLTRMRSRRSTRKKHHRERVPLRWYPPEYFRNNFYSFKGDVWAFGIVLWEMQSFGSLPYPNLETSDQVMYHICAGHRNVGPDSCRPDILQIMKDCWLEPYTARPSFNDLVRILESILENDADYVDVETQMDMRTGMKCEAELRRLDISEFSAGLQD; this is translated from the exons ATGGTGCCAGCATTAGGGAGTTCTTCAGAGAAAAAACTACAGGGAGAGAAGAGCAAGCCAAGTACCCGGTTAACATGGAGACAACCCCAACAG aaCCCTCGTATAACGAAGGCTGACCTGAACCTGATTCAGCTGATCAAGGCTGGCAAGGAAGGTGCGTTCTACAAGACAAAAGTGTTGCGAGGCACCTGCAAAGGCCACTCACTCGTAACATGCAAAATTGCAAAAGAAG GTGTGACTCCAAAGCAAATGGAGTCAGAAGTGTCTATTATGAGGAAGCTGGGCTATCATAAAAATGTGCTGCAACTGCTGGACTGGAACACTGCAGAAG AGCCCTTTATACTGATCATGGAGTTTGTGAGTTATGGGACCTTGCGCAGCTTTGTCCAGACACATCATGAGAAGCTGAGTGCTGACCCTGAGATCCAGAACCTTTTCACTATTGCCTCCTATCACATCGCCTTGGCCATGGAACACCTGCGCTCCAAAATG GTGGTACACTGTGACCTTGCTTTAAGGAACATTCTGGTGAACCGGTTCCCATGGGAAATCAAGGTGGCAGAGTTCGGCCTGGCTCGAGACTTGACACGTATGAGAAGCAGACGCAGCACCAGGAAAAAGCACCACAGG GAACGAGTTCCCCTGCGCTGGTATCCACCTGAATATTTCCGGAACAACTTCTACAGCTTTAAGGGCGATGTGTGGGCTTTCGGCATTGTTTTATGGGAAATGCAGTCGTTTG GCAGTTTACCCTACCCCAATTTGGAGACTTCAGATCAAGTAATGTACCACATTTGTGCTGGACACAGGAATGTAGGACCGGACAGCTGCAGACCGGATAT ACTGCAGATAATGAAAGACTGTTGGTTGGAGCCATATACAGCCAGACCCTCCTTCAATGACCTTGTCAGAATTCTGGAGAGTATCCTGGAGAATGACGCT GATTACGTGGATGTTGAAACCCAAATGGACATGAGGACAGGAATGAAATGTGAAGCTGAATTAAGAAGACTGGACATTTCTGAATTTTCTGCTGGCTTACAAGACTGA